A part of Xenopus tropicalis strain Nigerian chromosome 4, UCB_Xtro_10.0, whole genome shotgun sequence genomic DNA contains:
- the barhl2 gene encoding barH-like 2 homeobox protein, translating to MEGSSFGIDTILSNAGAVSPGMLSGDFRDARATDFRGQGPLSPDSEIDTVGSSPSSPISVTMEPVDQHRLVDSVHHSAQHLQHLHPTQQQSPQQQQPPQLGSAPRTSTSSFLIKDILGDSKPLAACAPYSTTVPSPHHTPKHEGNGSSESFRPKLEQEMQDGKGKAEKIREDLHTDIKGHGTKEEGDREITSSRESPPVRAKKPRKARTAFSDHQLNQLERSFERQKYLSVQDRMDLAAALNLTDTQVKTWYQNRRTKWKRQTAVGLELLAEAGNYSALQRMFPSPYFYHPSLLSSMDSTTAAAAAAAMYSSMYRTPPAPHPQLQRPLVPRVLIHGLGPGGQPALNPLGNPIPGTPHNR from the exons ATGGAAGGATCCAGCTTTGGGATAGACACGATTTTGTCCAACGCAGGCGCAGTCAGTCCCGGCATGCTCAGCGGAGACTTTAGGGATGCCAGGGCTACGGATTTTAGAGGCCAGGGGCCCCTGTCACCTGATTCGGAGATAGACACTGTGGGGAGCTCGCCATCCTCGCCCATATCAGTCACTATGGAGCCGGTAGATCAGCACCGGCTAGTGGACAGCGTCCATCACTCAGCGCAGCACTTGCAGCACCTGCACCCCACTCAGCAGCAGTCTCCCCAGCAGCAACAGCCGCCCCAGCTCGGCTCGGCCCCTAGGACTTCTACCTCTTCCTTCCTCATTAAAGACATTTTGGGGGACAGCAAACCTTTGGCTGCCTGCGCCCCTTACAGCACAACGGTTCCCTCCCCGCATCACACTCCCAAACATGAAGGCAATGGCTCTTCGGAAAGTTTCCGGCCCAAACTAGAACAGGAGATGCAAGATGGCAAAGGGAAAGCAGAGAAGATCCGGGAAGACTTGCATACAGACATTAAAGGGCACG GCACAAAAGAAGAGGGCGATCGGGAGATTACAAGCAGCCGGGAGAGCCCCCCAGTACGAGCCAAGAAGCCCAGGAAAGCCAGGACAGCCTTCTCCGACCATCAGCTCAACCAGCTGGAGAGAAGCTTTGAGCGACAGAAGTACCTCAGCGTTCAGGATCGCATGGACTTGGCAGCAGCCCTCAACCTGACAGACACACAGGTCAAAACCTGGTACCAGAACAGGAG GACCAAGTGGAAGCGGCAAACTGCGGTGGGACTGGAGCTACTTGCTGAAGCTGGCAATTATTCAGCCCTACAGAGAATGTTCCCATCGCCCTATTTCTATCATCCGAGTCTGCTGAGCAGTATGGACAGTACCACAGCGGCTGCAGCAGCCGCAGCCATGTACAGCAGTATGTACAGGACtccccctgcccctcaccccCAACTACAGAGACCCTTGGTCCCCAGGGTACTTATCCACGGCCTGGGCCCGGGAGGTCAACCAGCTCTTAACCCTTTGGGAAACCCAATCCCAGGTACCCCTCACAACCGGTGA